The sequence AACGACGCAACAGTTCCGGACCGACGATCGCGCCGATGATGCCGGTGATCATGACGAACACCGCCGCCAACGCCACCACGCCGCCAATCTGCTCGGCCACCAGCATGGCAATGGGCGAGGTTACGGATTTCGGCGCGAGGGTCATCAGAATCATCGGATCGGTGCCGAAGGCCCAGGCCAGGCCCATGCCCAGCCCAGTGGCGCCGGTGCCGGCCAGCACCAGCGTGAGCATGATCGGCCCGAACAGCTCCCGGATACGCCGCAGGTTGAGGTACAGCGGTACCGCCAGCGCCACCGTGGCTGGCCCCAGCAATACGGTAAGCATCTGCGCACTGCCACGGTATTGGTCATAGCTGATGCCGCAGGCGAGCAGAATACCCACCACGACCAGCATCGATACCAGCACGGGCTGCAGGAATACCCAGCGGGTCTTTTCGTAGGCCGCATAAGCCAACTGAAACGCCGCCAGGGTGATCGCCACCCCGAACAGCGGATGGTGGATCACGGCCTCCCAGGCGGCATGCCATTGCATCCCGATCATGTCCGCCCTGCCCCGCGTTTCTGGCGGCCAATGAGCGTCTGCATGAGCCACCCGGTGAACACCAATGACACCACCAGCGACACCGTCAGCACGCCGACGATGGCCCAGAAGTCGTCGAGAATCGCCTCGGTATAGGCCATCACACCCACCGCGGGCGGAACCAGCAACAGTGGCAGATAACGCAGCAGACTCCGCGCGGCCAACTGCAGCGACTCACCGGCCTGGCCGCGCGCCAGCAGCGCGACGAACAGCAACAGGAGCCCGATGATCGGGCCCGGCAGTATGGGCAGGACCAATACGTTGAGCGCGGTGCCGAGCAGTTGAAACAGCACCAGCCAGGTTAGCCCGCGTAACAGCATGGACGCCTCCAACGCAAAGAAAGGCAATTATAGGCAGCTCACCACAACGAAACCCGTGACACGTGCCGGCCCGGACTATGACCCACCATTCGCAACGGCCATGCTTGGTTGATTCGTGGTCAGGCGCGTGCTGATCTATCGGTCCGCGCCTGTACCGAATAAAACAACAAACACCCGGAGGTCATATGCCGCAGGTACCCGTAGCAGAAATCAAGAACTACATTGGCAAGGAGCTTGGTCGCTCCGAATGGTTCACCGTCGACCAGCAGCGCGTCGACCAATTCGCCGATTGCACCGGCGATCACCAGTTCATCCACGTCGACCCGGAAAAGGCTGCGCAAACGCCCTTCGGCGGGACCATTGCGCATGGCTTCCTGTCGCTGTCGCTGATGCCAATGCTAATGGGCGACCTGATGGTTCGCCCCGAAGGCACCAAGATGGGCGTCAATTACGGGCTGGACAGCCTGCGCTTCCTCCAGCCGGTCAGGGTCGGCTCACGGGTGCGCCTGGCCGCGACGCTGCTCGATGCGTACGAAAAGAACCCTGGGCAGTGGCTGCTCAAATCCCGCGTCGTGATGGAGATCGAAGGCGCGGAGAAGCCCGCCTACATCGCCGAAACCCTGGCGCTGTGCATCGTCTGAAGTGAGCTGGGGTGCGCAGTTGTCGCACCCCGACGCGTTTGCGGCATACTGCCGGCATCGCCTTTCCGGATTGCCTCATGCGCCGCCTCGTCCCGTTCCTGTTCGCCTGTTCGCTGACCGCCTGCGGTGACGGCGAGCCGCTACAGCCCGCTGACGCCGTCCTGCCAGACGGTGGGCGCTACCGTGGCGAGATCGTCGACGGCTTGTTGCAGGGCGAAGGTCGCATCGACTACCCGAATGGAAGTCACTATCGAGGGGCATTCAAGGACGGGCAGTGGCATGGCCAGGGCGTCTGGCAAGGCGCCAATGGCGACCGCTACGAAGGCCAATTCAAGCAAGGGCTGTTCGACGGCCAGGGGCGATTCAGCTACGCCACCGGCGGTGTCTACGAAGGGCGCTTCCTGCGCGGCAGCCTCAACGGCGCGGGACGCTACAGCGAACCCGGATTGAGCTACGAGGGCGAGTTTGAAAACGACCTCTACCATGGCATCGGCACGCTACAGGGCCCAGGAGGCGTGACGTACGAGGGCGCGTTCGTTGCGGGCCAGCCCCACGGCGAGGGCACCCGACGCGACGCAAGCGGGGCGTTCAGCGGCACCTTCGTCAATGGCCGCCTGAACGGTGAAGGCCACTATCGCGGCAACGATGGCGAGCACTACCTGGGACGATTCCAGGACGATCAATTCCACGGCCAGGGCCGCTACGAAGACGTCACTGGCCAAGTCTGGAAAGGCCATTTCGAACACGGCGAACTGAACGGCCAGGGCGAACATACCGGCACCGACGGCACCCGTTACGACGGTGGATTCAAGCGTTGGCAGTACCACGGCGAGGGCCATCTGCAACAGCCGGACGGCAGCGATTACAAGGGCAGCTTTCGGGCGGGACGGTTCCACGGACCGGGAACGCTTACCCGCGCCGACGGCACGGTGCAGAACGGCACCTGGCACGCCGGGCGCCTCAGCCACGACGCCTCGGGCAAACGAATGGCCGATCCGCTGGAAATCGGCCTGCTGCGCCAGGGACAACTGCTCACCGAAGCCCTCGACGCGATACCCGCCTCGACCCCGGCGACCGAACTGTACAGCCTGACCGTGGCAGGCGATGGGCGTCAGAGCGTATTCCTCCGGGAAGTGGACTACGTGGACCGGTTACTGGCCGATCGCTTCGCCGCCCATGGCCAGATCAGCCTGGTCAATCACCGCGAACACTTCACTGATCGCCCGCTGGCCACTCGCGAGAATCTTTCGCGAGCGATCGACCGACTGTCCGAGCGCAGCGGCCCCGAAGACCTCATCTTCCTCTATCTGACCAGCCATGGTTCGGCCGACCATCAGCTGGTCCTGGCACAGCCCCGGCTGGCACTGGACGACCTCGCCGCGCCAGATCTGGCTGCGCTGCTAGAGCCGCTCGCCGAGCGCAACAAGGTGGTGGTGATTTCGGCCTGCTATTCGGGTGGGTTCATCGAGCCGCTGAAAAGCCCGAACACGCTGGTGATCACCGCCGCACGGGCCGACCGGGTATCGTTCGGCTGCTCGGAGCAAAGCGATTTCACCTATTTCGGTCGCGCGCTGTTCGCCGAGGCCCTGCAACAGACCACAGATATTGCGAAGGCTTTCACGCTGGCACAGACGAGTGTTGCCGAACGTGAGCAAGCCGACCACTATCAGGCTTCGGAGCCACAGATCTGGGCGCCGGAGCAGGTTGTCGAACACTGGCGGAGGCTGACCCAATCGCAGGCGACGCCGACCGACTGACTTACAGGAAGCCAAACCATGTATTTGACGCCACAGCGTATTTTGCTTGCCGGCGCCACCGGGCTGACCGGCGAACATCTGCTCGACCGCCTGCTCAACGAACCCACGGTGGAGCGCGTGCTGGCACCCAGTCGCAAACCACTGGCCGAGCACCCTCGGCTCGTCAATCCGGTCGGCCCGTTGCAAACCCTGCTGCCTCGACTGACCGGCGAGATCGACACCGCATTCTGTTGCCTGGGCAGCACCATCAAGGATGCCGGAACCCAGGAAGCCTTCCGCGCCATCGATCATGATCTGGTCGTGGCGTTCGCCGGGCGCGCCCGCGAGCTGGGCGCACGGCATCTGCTGGTGATCAGCTCGCTGGGCGCCAACCCGGACAGTTCGATCTTCTACTGCCGGGTAAAGGGCGAGATGGAAGAAGCATTGCGCGCGCAGGACTGGCCACAATTGACCATCGTCCGACCCTCGCAGTTGCTGGGCCCTCGCATGGTGGTGCGCCCGATGGAACGGCTGACGGCACCGCTCTCTTATCTGCTGCCCGGCAAGTACCGGGGCATCCCGGCCTGTACCCTCGCGCGCGCGCTCTGGCGCCTGGCACTGGAGGACGGCGACGGTACACGGGTGGTCGAGTCGGATGAATTGCGCAAACTCGGGCGCTGACCTTCAGACCTTGATGAAGTGCTCGCGATAATGGCGCAGTTCGGCAATCGACTCGCGAATGTCGTCCAGCGCCAGGTGGGTACCGCCCTTCTTGAAGCTGGCAAGCACATCGGGCGCCCAACGCGCGGCCAGCTCCTTGAGGGTCGAGACATCCAGATTGCGGTAGTGGAAATAGGCTTCCAGACGCGGCATGCGCCGGTAGAGAAAGCGCCGATCCTGGCAGATGCTGTTGCCACAGATCGGCGACTTGCCCTTCGGCACCCATTGCTCTAGAAAGGCCAGCGTCCGGGCTTCGGCTTCCTCGGTCGAAATTTCGCTGTCGCGCACCCGCTGAGTCAGTCCGGAACCGCCATGCTGGCGAGTGTTCCACTCATCCATGCCGGCCAGGATGTCGTCGCTCTGGTGAATGGCCAGAACCGGACCTTCGGCCAGCACGTTGAGCTGGCTGTCGGTGACAATCGTCGCCATCTCGATGATGACGTCGTTATCCGGGTCCAGGCCAGTCATTTCCAGATCGATCCAGATGAGGTTCTGCGGGTTCTGCATGGTGGGCTCCTTGGCTATGGCGCGCAGTTTAGCCGCTCGGGCGGTGGCCGTCAGGTCGCGTATCGGTCGCCAGGCCGCCAGATCAAAAGCCGCGAGTGTCGCCAGTCATCGACCGGCAGGATTTCCTGCGGCTCCACGCCCGGCACGCCGAAGCTGTTGCTGATCAGCAGCGCACCCGGACGCATTTCGGCACACGCCTTCTGCCACAGCGCGGGCATCGGCGCCGGTGACAGGAAGCAGTAGACAACGTCGTGCTCGCCCAACGGCTGGCGCCAGATGCTGCGAAACCGCACCCTGCAATTTCGCCGCAACAGACAGCGCAGCCAGCACAACACGAAGGTCAGCGGAGCGGTCTCGACACCGACGAAATGCGCCGAAGGATAAGCGCGTGACAATCGAACCAGGGTTCCGCCGAGGCCACTGCCCAGATCGATGAATCGAAAGTCGCCGGGCAACTGGGCCAACCGCTGGCTCAGCCGTTGTTCGGCTGCCGTGCCGGTCAGGTAGAGCGGCACCCGCTCGGTCAGGGCGTTCCAGTTCAACAGCAGCAGAGCAGTAAAGCCCGCCAACAACAGCCAAGGCGGTAGCGAATGACCCTGCATCAATACCAACCCAGGCACGAAGCAGAGATTGATTGGCAACCACCACCGTGACAGGCCGAACGAATGACCGATCAGCCCGGCGAGCACGCCCTGCACCCAGGCGGCGGGCAGCAGACCGATGGGCCAGTCGGTGGTTCGTGCCAGCGCCAGCAACAGCAGCCAGGTGATGATCGATGACGACACCTGGCTGAACAACGCCAACAGGACGGGAGATCGCGAGGGAGAAAGTGCCGGCATGGGGCGCGCCGCAAAAAAGAACAGTGGAAGAAGTCTAACCGCCCGATGGCGGCTCATACAGGCCCCAGACCGGGCTGACCGGCGTGCTAGACTCGCCTACTTTTCCTGCCTGGGCATCTTCGTTAATGGCCAAACGCCACCTCAACCGCCGACAAAGCTGGCGCATCGAGAAAATTCAGGAAGAGCGCGCCTCCCGCGCGGCTCGTCGGGAATCGCGCGCCATCGAGGAGCTCGAGGGCGGCGATCTGGGCCCGGAACAGACCGGTCTGGTGATTGCGCACTTCGGCGTTCAGGTGGAGGTCGAGGCGCAGGAAGGCGAGCATCGCGGCCAGGTGTTTCGCTGCCATCTGCGCGCCAACCTGCCGGCTCTGGTGACTGGCGATCGGGTGGTCTGGCGGCCCGGCAACCAGGGCATCGGCGTGATCGTCGCCCAGCTTGCGCGCCAATCCGAACTCTGCCGGCCCGACACGCGCGGCCAGCTCAAACCCGTGGCGGCCAACGTCGACCTGATCGTCATCGTTTTCGCCCCGCTGCCGGAACCTCATGCCAACCTCATAGACCGCTACCTGATCGCCGCCGAACATGCGGGCATCACCCCGCTATTGCTGCTGAACAAGGCCGATCTCATCGACGCGCAGAACGAGCGCGCGCTCAACGCGCTGTTGTCCGTGTATCGGACGCTGGGCTATCCGCTGATGGAGGTGTCCGCCCATGACGGCGCCGGCATGGAAGCGCTCAAGGCGAGACTCGACGGGCATGTCAGCGTGTTCGTCGGCCAATCCGGGGTAGGCAAATCGTCGCTGGTGAACAGCTTGCTGCCCGGTGTCGATACCCGGGTCGGGGCGTTGTCGGAAATGACCGGCAAGGGCACCCACACCACCACCACGGCACGACTGTTTCACTTTCCAGGCGGTGGCGAGTTGATCGACTCACCCGGTATTCGCGAATTTGGCCTGGGCCACGTAAGCCGCGCCGACGTTGAAGCCGGCTTCATCGAGTTCCAGGACCTGCTCGGACGCTGCCGCTTCCGCGATTGCAAGCACGACCGCGAGCCGGGCTGCGCGCTGCTGAAGGCGCTGGAACAGGGGCAGATCCAACCGCAGCGCATGGCCAGCTATCGGCATATTCTCAGTACCCTGTCGAGCACCGACTACTAACGAGTAGACACCCGCTGACAAGCCGCCACGCAGGCGCCCAGGCGGGAATCAGTTGCCGCCGGGCTGATCGAACTGCAGGACGCCGTCTTCGAAAATGTTCAATCGCTCGCGCACCTGTTCCGGCGGCAGCACGTCGGGTACCGCCGCCGGGGCTTGCTCCGGCGCTACCGCCGCAGGGTCCGCCGCATCCGATTGTTCACCTTCGATGGTGCGCTGGGCCTTTCTGGTCAGTACCAGGATATCGATGCGACGGTTGACTGGATTCAGTGGATCGTCCCGGTCGAACAGGGCGGACGAGGCGTAGCCGACCACGCGAGCAATCTGCTCGTCCGGATAGCCGCCGGCCACCAGCGTTCGCCGCGCCGCGTTGGCACGCCCCGATGAAAGCTCCCAGTTGCCGAAGTCGCCCTGCCCCGAGTACGGCTTGGCGTCGGTGTGACCGCTGATGCTGATCTTGTTCGGCACCGCGCGGATGGTATCGGCCATCGCCAGCAGGATGTCCTCGAAATAGGGCTGGAGCCGCGCGCTACCCAGGGCGAACATCGGACGATTGGCGGCATCCATGATCTGGATACGCAAGCCGTCCTGGGTGATCTCGAAGAGAATCTGATCCTTGAAGCGGGTCAGGTCCGGATTTTCGTCGACCTTGTTCTGCAGTTCCTGCAGCAGCAGCTCCAGTCGCTCGCGCTCCAGTTGCTCGGCGAAGGTTTCCGCCTGATCGGCATCGATCTTCGACTCGCTCTGCTGGACGGCCGGATCGACCTCCGCATTGAGGGTGCGGTCCGGCGACGGCGTCGGCGTGCCGCCGAGATCGATCACATGCGGGCTCGCGCTTTCGGTGAAGCCGATGGGGTCCTGGAAGTAGCCAGAAATTGCCCGTTTCTGCTCCGGCGTGGCCGAGGACATCAGCCACATCACCAGAAAAAAGGCCATCATGGCGGTCGCGAAGTCGGCGAAGGCAATTTTCCACGCGCCGCCGTGGTGACCGCCGGCAGTCTTCTTGACCCGCTTGATGATGATCGGTTGGT is a genomic window of Stutzerimonas stutzeri containing:
- a CDS encoding LrgB family protein: MQWHAAWEAVIHHPLFGVAITLAAFQLAYAAYEKTRWVFLQPVLVSMLVVVGILLACGISYDQYRGSAQMLTVLLGPATVALAVPLYLNLRRIRELFGPIMLTLVLAGTGATGLGMGLAWAFGTDPMILMTLAPKSVTSPIAMLVAEQIGGVVALAAVFVMITGIIGAIVGPELLRRFGVQHPAARGMALGLTAHAVGTAQALQEGDECGAFAALAMSLMGVMTAVLLPLAVLLWT
- a CDS encoding CidA/LrgA family protein, with amino-acid sequence MLLRGLTWLVLFQLLGTALNVLVLPILPGPIIGLLLLFVALLARGQAGESLQLAARSLLRYLPLLLVPPAVGVMAYTEAILDDFWAIVGVLTVSLVVSLVFTGWLMQTLIGRQKRGAGRT
- a CDS encoding MaoC family dehydratase, whose protein sequence is MPQVPVAEIKNYIGKELGRSEWFTVDQQRVDQFADCTGDHQFIHVDPEKAAQTPFGGTIAHGFLSLSLMPMLMGDLMVRPEGTKMGVNYGLDSLRFLQPVRVGSRVRLAATLLDAYEKNPGQWLLKSRVVMEIEGAEKPAYIAETLALCIV
- a CDS encoding C13 family peptidase — translated: MRRLVPFLFACSLTACGDGEPLQPADAVLPDGGRYRGEIVDGLLQGEGRIDYPNGSHYRGAFKDGQWHGQGVWQGANGDRYEGQFKQGLFDGQGRFSYATGGVYEGRFLRGSLNGAGRYSEPGLSYEGEFENDLYHGIGTLQGPGGVTYEGAFVAGQPHGEGTRRDASGAFSGTFVNGRLNGEGHYRGNDGEHYLGRFQDDQFHGQGRYEDVTGQVWKGHFEHGELNGQGEHTGTDGTRYDGGFKRWQYHGEGHLQQPDGSDYKGSFRAGRFHGPGTLTRADGTVQNGTWHAGRLSHDASGKRMADPLEIGLLRQGQLLTEALDAIPASTPATELYSLTVAGDGRQSVFLREVDYVDRLLADRFAAHGQISLVNHREHFTDRPLATRENLSRAIDRLSERSGPEDLIFLYLTSHGSADHQLVLAQPRLALDDLAAPDLAALLEPLAERNKVVVISACYSGGFIEPLKSPNTLVITAARADRVSFGCSEQSDFTYFGRALFAEALQQTTDIAKAFTLAQTSVAEREQADHYQASEPQIWAPEQVVEHWRRLTQSQATPTD
- a CDS encoding oxidoreductase → MYLTPQRILLAGATGLTGEHLLDRLLNEPTVERVLAPSRKPLAEHPRLVNPVGPLQTLLPRLTGEIDTAFCCLGSTIKDAGTQEAFRAIDHDLVVAFAGRARELGARHLLVISSLGANPDSSIFYCRVKGEMEEALRAQDWPQLTIVRPSQLLGPRMVVRPMERLTAPLSYLLPGKYRGIPACTLARALWRLALEDGDGTRVVESDELRKLGR
- the orn gene encoding oligoribonuclease, which gives rise to MQNPQNLIWIDLEMTGLDPDNDVIIEMATIVTDSQLNVLAEGPVLAIHQSDDILAGMDEWNTRQHGGSGLTQRVRDSEISTEEAEARTLAFLEQWVPKGKSPICGNSICQDRRFLYRRMPRLEAYFHYRNLDVSTLKELAARWAPDVLASFKKGGTHLALDDIRESIAELRHYREHFIKV
- a CDS encoding class I SAM-dependent methyltransferase, which codes for MPALSPSRSPVLLALFSQVSSSIITWLLLLALARTTDWPIGLLPAAWVQGVLAGLIGHSFGLSRWWLPINLCFVPGLVLMQGHSLPPWLLLAGFTALLLLNWNALTERVPLYLTGTAAEQRLSQRLAQLPGDFRFIDLGSGLGGTLVRLSRAYPSAHFVGVETAPLTFVLCWLRCLLRRNCRVRFRSIWRQPLGEHDVVYCFLSPAPMPALWQKACAEMRPGALLISNSFGVPGVEPQEILPVDDWRHSRLLIWRPGDRYAT
- the rsgA gene encoding small ribosomal subunit biogenesis GTPase RsgA, which produces MAKRHLNRRQSWRIEKIQEERASRAARRESRAIEELEGGDLGPEQTGLVIAHFGVQVEVEAQEGEHRGQVFRCHLRANLPALVTGDRVVWRPGNQGIGVIVAQLARQSELCRPDTRGQLKPVAANVDLIVIVFAPLPEPHANLIDRYLIAAEHAGITPLLLLNKADLIDAQNERALNALLSVYRTLGYPLMEVSAHDGAGMEALKARLDGHVSVFVGQSGVGKSSLVNSLLPGVDTRVGALSEMTGKGTHTTTTARLFHFPGGGELIDSPGIREFGLGHVSRADVEAGFIEFQDLLGRCRFRDCKHDREPGCALLKALEQGQIQPQRMASYRHILSTLSSTDY
- the motB gene encoding flagellar motor protein MotB → MDNNQPIIIKRVKKTAGGHHGGAWKIAFADFATAMMAFFLVMWLMSSATPEQKRAISGYFQDPIGFTESASPHVIDLGGTPTPSPDRTLNAEVDPAVQQSESKIDADQAETFAEQLERERLELLLQELQNKVDENPDLTRFKDQILFEITQDGLRIQIMDAANRPMFALGSARLQPYFEDILLAMADTIRAVPNKISISGHTDAKPYSGQGDFGNWELSSGRANAARRTLVAGGYPDEQIARVVGYASSALFDRDDPLNPVNRRIDILVLTRKAQRTIEGEQSDAADPAAVAPEQAPAAVPDVLPPEQVRERLNIFEDGVLQFDQPGGN